The Aedes albopictus strain Foshan chromosome 2, AalbF5, whole genome shotgun sequence region TCCGCTTCGGCGATTTCCCTCCTGGAGGAACGTCTAAAGAACGCACAAAAGATGTACGAGGAAGATGTACAGAAAGCGAAGGAAGCACAAGAGGAAGCTCTCGCTGCAAAGGATGCAATCACCACCGAGCTGGAGGCTTCCCTAGACAAGCTACGCCAGGAAAAGACCGAACTTTTGCTTCAATTGAATCAATCAGGGGCGACGCAGAAATCAACAAGCGACGAGCTGACTTCCAAGCTCAATGAAAATCGTGAATTGACCAAGCAGATCGAATCCCTTAGTGCGCAACTTTCCGCCAAAACGGATACAATCGACAAAATAAACCAATCGCTATCAACCGCCAACGAAAAGGTCTCATCCACCGAAACCAAGCTGATTGAACTCCAGGAAGCATTCGGAAAGCTAGAGATCGAGCAGGCCGATGTCAAACGCAAACTGGAAGCCCAGGAGCAGAAATCAACGCAGCTTCAGCAGCAAAAGCTAGATCTGGAGAAGGAAATCGACTCGCTGCGGTCGTCCACTCTGGATTCCAACTCGGAGCTTTCGAAGCTGGCGGATGAATTGAAAACCAAGCAGCGACagctggaagaactgcaggataCCTTCAATGGTAGCAAAATTGACATGGAGCGGCGCTTGGACGAGGCAAATCAGACGAATCAGGCGCTGAACGAGCAGATCGAGCAGGTGAGAAGCGAGATGCAGCAGGTTTCCAACCAGAAGATAGATCGCGAAAACGAGCTTAATGTGGAGCTGGCCAAGATCAAGGAGGCCGCCGAGGTTGAGAGGGAGAACTTGGTGCAGGAGATCGCCGGGCTGAAGGCAAGCTTCGATGAGGAGAGAAGTCGATTGGTGCAGGAGAGTCAGGCGAGGGCGGAGGAGTTTGAGAAAGTGAAAGGGGATTTGAGTGGAAAGGTTGCCAGCTTGGAGAAGTCGTTGAGTGAGTTGGAGAAGGAGTTGGCGAAGAACCGGGACAGTACTATGAAAGAACGCGAGGAAACTGAAGCGCGATTGAAGGAACATGTGGAGAAGGAAACGACATTGAAGCGGGAATTCGATAAACTTAAGCTGGAGGAAAGCTCTTTGCGGACATCTCTCGCGGATTTGCGACAATCAATGGAAAAGGGAAGTCACGATGCTTCGGCGCAGCTGGATACGAAGAACACCAGAATTTCCGAGCTTGAGAAAGAATTGCGATCGCTTCAGGAGGAACTGTCGAGGAAACAAGAGCAAATGGACGATTCCACCAAGCAGTTGGAACGCAATGCGGAGACTCATTCTGAGCTGCTGAAACAACTGGAGCAGAATCTGAATCAGATTCAGGAGTTTTCGGGTGATAAGGTGAAGACGGAAGGTTCGTTAAAGGAGATTAGCGACGAGTTGGCGACGTTAAAGGCGAAGTACGACGAGATGGAAGAAGAGCAGGTTGACTTGGTTAGTAGAAAAGAAGGCTTAAAGGTGGAAGTGAAGCAACTGAAGGAAGCTTTGGAAAGTGCAGAGAAGGAAAAGAGTGAGTATAGGTCGCAGCTGGAGATAATGAGAGATGGCTCGACGAAAACCGAGGAAGAACTTATAGAGAGTAAGGTGAAATTTGAAGGAGAAATCAGTCGTCTGAATGGGTTGGTTGAAGATAAGAGCAAAGTGATAGATGAGTTCAAGGCGAAGGTAGAGGAACTAACACCGTTGGTTAAACTGACGGAGGAACTCAGACAGGAAGTGTCAGCCAAGGAAACGCTCATAGCAGCACAAAAAGAGGAAGCTGGAAAGCAGTTGAGCGACATCGAGAGATTGCACAATGAAGTCAAGGAGAAAGACTCAAATGTGCATGAGAAAGACAGTACGCTTGAAGAGCTTCGCAAGGGATTGGCGCAGAAGGAAGATGAGATCCGGCAGCTTGCAGAAAAGCTAGAATCGACGGAGAAGTGCCTTACGGAAAAGAGCCAGCTGGGAGAGAAAACGGCAGCTACTGCTAGTGGATTGAAAGAAGAGTTGCACAAATCGAAAGCGACTGTCAAAGAGCAAGAAGACAAAATGAAAGAGCAAAGCAGAACTATCAATGAGTTGGAAACAAAATTGTCTGCTCAAAGTACACAGTTTGAAGAGCTTCTGAACAAGAAGAAGGTTTCCGAAACGGAGAGTTCGCACAAGCTTCATGAGATGAATCAGAAGCTACTGGAACTGGAAAACGTCAAACAGCAAGAAATTTCAGATCTCAGTTCGAAATTGGCAGACACAATGAATCGATTCGAGACACAGATGGCGGAATCTGCCAAGACGGTTGGAAGCATGCGATCGGTCGAAAAGCGACAGCACGAGTTGGAATGCGAAAAGAAGGAAATGGAGCTACGAGAAACCGAGATGCAAATCACGATGCGAAAGCTACAGAAAGAGGTTGATCTACTGCGGTCGCAACTGCTATCGAAGGACAATGAAGTTCGGAAACTCTCGCAAGAGCTGGCGAATGCCACCCCTAGCGCCCCTCTGATATCAACTACCGATGGAGACGAGGATTCCGAAGCACAGATCAGTTTTCTCAATTCGATCATCGCCGATATGCAGCGGAAGAACGACAAACTGACCCTGAGAATCCAAGCCCTGGAGCAGACCAGCATCGAGGGTCCCAACACGAGCTTCGAGTTTACCAAGCGGAAACCGGCGCCCAGGGTTTTCTGCGACATTTGCGACGAATTCGATCTGCACGAAACCGAAGACTGCCCCAAGCAATGTTCGGACAGTCCACCGGAATCGCTCAAGCACCCGTCGGCGGAGCCGAGAGAACGGAAGATCCCGCCGCCACGGAAGTACTGCGAGGGATGTGAAGGTAAGATACAGATTTTCGAAGCGTTTTATTTAAGTGGATGTGAAATGTGGGTAGGTACCATCAAAACTTGGGGGTTTTCATGGGAGTCTCcagccagtggcgtagccagaaatacgggggcccggtgcggaaccactTCTGTAACCCTTATGAatgtcttcggggatttctgcaaggatacatctcGGAGTTTcatcaatgagcgtaagatttttttttaagaattatgtggattttttttcaacaataattGCACAAAataatcctttgggaattccttcaaagattgatttaccgttttctcaaaaaaaaactttcttgaagaataattagtcttaaagaatcttttaagtggttaattaaggatgtcattcagtatttctctgagcactccttcaagaattcttacagttttgtcttcgaagatgttttcaaaagtacttcagagaaCTTCAAAAGaatcttgcaaaggcttcatcgagtatttctcgaaacatatgttcaggaagtccaccagggtTTCCATCAacaatatctctgaggattcaatTAGTTATTTAGAAGATCACCtatagaattcttaagaaattccacaaaagaATACTACAAAAtgattctccaatgtttttttgcAAGCAGATGTTCTTCTAATGTTCTTCTAAGAAGCTACATCGGAATTCCGTTAGaggaagaattcttctagagtttcttcaatCATTCCTcggtttctttcaggagatcctccagatattcctttgatgattttcaaggatttctcaattattccttcacataactctttcagaaatttctccaagaatttatctgggCATTTTCTCAAGCATTCAACACTTCAatcccaaggattacttcagaaattccgccaagaattccttcaaaaattactgcaacgcttttttttcaaaaaaaaaaattctgcaaggatcttcaaggagtttctctaaggttttattaagagattcattctagaacttctccaggaaatttaaTTCTCCaaagaaaattctcagaggaacttctgaacttcTAGAACTtctccaacgattttttttttcgatatccatcaactctaggagttttcccaaggattgcttcatgaatttttgctagcattcctatgggaactcttttaaaaatttctattgtgatttttgataagactcctacaaaactcttttgagaattttcaaaaaatttggaaaatcatTCAAAGTTTCCATCAAACGTCTCAAACAAGAATttcacaaggattcctccaaaaaatcgtttaaaaaaatctctgagaattcctggtagggtaAACAACATGCCCTAAGTAATCTTACAATCCCAAATTATTCGAAAACAAAGGGATTACGGCACAGATTGATTACGAtattttttgttatcattcgtgctcatttttgacaaaaataagaaacaaaataaaaagcgctTCATTCGTTTGTTCTGAGTAGGATGAAAATTAGAGCGCATATGCTTAAATGGTTAAGGAACAGATTCCtaatcttatcaaaacaaacagtttcttcagaagtttttccaaggattcctcctaaaactgtTTTGCCACTTACTTCATGAATAGCCTAGAAGCATcctttaagtgattaatgcaaggctaagacttcacttctttatttatttattattattaataccAACAGGCTCAACTCAGCCCCAATGATCTGGAAACTTAAAACTAAACAACAAGATAAAATCGTAGAGAGTCttcatcggaaattcttcaggaatcgcttcaagaattctgTCGACTATTTTTCCAaggctttttatttcttcaagaaaatctcttgaaaattatcaaaaaaaaatttcagaatttcttcaaggaacttgTTAGAAACTCCTGCAAAGGTTTCAACAATCGGATAAAGCATTCCTTGtttaattttttaaataatttctccaaggcttctaCCGAAGATTACTTTTGAgatttattacaagttttatttttgtgttaaatgttgtaTTTTTACTTGTAAATATgtattcccctagtattaatgcacatttatagggttctggcagaatggTGGCCCGCAATctcatttcgattgccaacattcaggccatttcgggccgcgattaagtactagagttgtaaacctttccctggcacagatttcaagttatagaactgtaGTGATGAATCCCGAATCggaatgcccccttaggattagaaattcctagacaaaactaaagttacgaaagcaactaatgctgcgaacaaaaggcaacctgccagagaaaatactatcacaggattgactgatggaccaataacattaatgaaacctcgtcatcctgtcattggaaattgttatacaatagggtaacagggcaaaatatatgttctgtgttgtatttgtccaattgtgatgtcctaatttattacgcatttgtaatgttccactagAACGTCATATTTTAATGGGCATTTGCAATGctacattattttttcgtaatagatttttccagggattattcaaaactagcagtcccggcaaacgtcgtcctgcctgcctactctgttttttgacatccggttccatgaagaaatgctcctcaaaatggattttcagattttcctgtttttcttgcctttccggtcactttttctaattattttttcgtacaaacacttcggagccctggcggaatgcaacagtgaaagaatcatgtcgatctgttgacccgttcccgagcctattcgtgacatacaaacaccattccatttttatttatatagattctaGGGGCCatccaaggaattcctacaaagaggcctttagaaattcctcccaaacttcccccaggattttttccaaagatttcttcagtagtttatcGAGTAAATTAtcttgcgatttctccaaagattcgttcagaatttattcaaatattcttttagaatttcctaaattgattccattcattcattcttaaactgattttcccaggtattttacaaataattttgtacaagaaatcgttcaggaattcttccttgcaaggatttcttcattcatatataaaattattcctgcaaaatttatttgaaaaatttctcacaaattcgatcaacaaattctgtaggaattcctccagaggatgcTTTGAGTGTTTTTGCCAAaaatgcttaaggcgaaactggaagcattttctcattttttcggtttttgattttttattaaataacgaagcaacattttcaaaatcggttttcgtacacatgtagagtatgagtCAAGgtatcttctagatttttttgaggtggaaaatgattACCATTttggcagaaaccatttttttgtgaaattttgttcaaaaacggtttctgcaaaaacgaaaaacattttccactacaaaaaaaaaatcagaagataccttgatccatactctacatgtgcacgaaacccgattttgaaaatattgcttcgttatttaataaaaaatcaaaaaccaaaaagtgaggaaatgcttccagtttcgccttaagaaattcctccaatgtgcCACTTAAAGACAAAATGTCTTGAAATCctgtttcaacagtgcatcagaacttcaaacaacagtgcattttattattctgttcttgctcacttgtaataagatttaaataagaagatcaggtgcgcttgttgtgtttacgaagagatttgtgcgctcgaaatcgtgagtaggtgccaaagtcggccattatggcggccattttggaattctaacaagtctgtccttaagggttCAGAAACACATCCTTTAGAAATCcaaataaaaaatataagaattttttcaagaattctcacataaattccttcaagaaagtcatttgaaaattcttaaaacattGTAGTGATTGCAATGTGacttttttaaggaaattgtttgtgaacttctcttactttttggaaattccttatgtagttcttttgagattttcttcggccgttcttttgtaaattcttgtttttttttaattcgcaagagtgtatctcatagaacttcaaaagtaataacagatgtaattccataagaaatttttaaaagtaattaccagaggaattaccaaagcagttttctgaggaattaccggagaaattttcaaaaattgtcgCTTAAATTTGCGAACGAATTGtataaggattttttaaagaaatttccgtagaaattaaaATATGAAGAAGTTTGCAGaaccattgctgaagcattgctgAGAATTGaataaagaagtttccaaaggagttgcctaacaatttctcaaaagaaaaaTTTTCAATGAGACTTCTAATGGAGATCCTAAAAATATATTACCAAAGGAATAGCGAACGCAGTTTTCAACATATGTAATAGCTCAGACATTTTCCAAAAGAACTggcgaagaaattttctaaaaataatcatacatcagaaaaaaaaatgcctaaggaatttccaaaggaattcccgaaggaaattttcagagtaattgctgaaggggtttcaaaaatatttttgattcCTCTGCCAATTGCTGCACGGATTCAcaaagtaattactgaaaaagatcaaaaaaaaaaaattccgatgaaattcttcagaaattcttataaaaaatgttaacgtttcttcaaaagttccatcaTGATTTTCTGTattgacaattttcaatattATCGCTAACACCCATTTCGTCCGGATTGCCATCACGAaacttctaaaaatgtttcttatagatttccacaaacgattcctttggggctACCTCACAAAATCACTTAAGACGACGCTTTtcttcattttttcggtttttgatttttttttattaaataacgaagcaatattttcaaaatcgattttcgtgcacatgtagggtaTCAATCAAGgtatctcatattttttttcatggtggaaaatgttttccgtttttacagaaaccatttttatccAAAATGTTGGTTTAAAATTGTTTCGGCAAAAATgggaaacattttccaccacgacaAATAAATCTGAAGATAGATATGTACCTTAataccatactctacatgtgtaccaaaaccgattttgaaaatattgcgtcgttatttaataaaaaatcaactaaaagtgaggaaatgcttccagtttcgccttaaacaattttccagaggaatccttaaggaattccttcaagaattttattttagaaatttcttcaagaattccttttgcagtgcctcaaacgttttttcttgaagtcctttcaaggattttttcgaatttgtttaTGCATTTCTTTAATTTTACCTACAggggtttattcagaaattccacatataattgctgtaggaaatcgtccaaagattccttagaagatttttttcaaaatctctttcacaatttgttcaagaatcctttAGGAAAGTTCAGTgaatatttgatatttttctcAAAGTATTTGTTCAAGCTTCGTtacaaagattcattcagggatttctcaaagttgtTTTATTTccagataaccctacaaggatgaaCCCATTCATCCCcaaaagattcctgcagaaatttcctcagggggtcctactgaaattcccccaaggcctcctgcagaaatcttccaAGGGAATATATAGGAAttctttttaagattattttttgaTTTGTTCCAAAGAATTTCAGAGGAGTTTTTGGGATTTtcgcaattgttttttttttaataatctaggCACTTCATCATTAGTTTTTCGAAAAGTCcatttgctttcaaaatttcttcaagaatcctttttGTCTAAGTACTCCTATACTTCATTGTACTGTTCTAGAATGTTATCAAAGATACaaccaaaatcaacccaatgattattTTCGAATACATCTTGGAATTAATTTTcattattcaaagattcctttagaaaattcctacaaaaatttctgcaagcatttctacaaggactctttcgggaattcccccaaaacGTAGCCAAATTTgcacctactagcttttatagctaaaggcaacacgatgaaattgaatataataaattataaaagcattatttaacccttctgCAATCACGctgttgaagattttttcaaaatgtctacataatACGGAATTTCCCTGAAGACAGTTTAATATACTCCTTTACTGCACTTACccatctcagagcataatcctatagaaatgtcaattgacgtatttctggaaggatcgttggaagaattgttgaaggtattctcgtaaaagccttgaaactatcactggaggaaaccctccggttgttcctgtgagaattcctaaagggaatgcctggagaaatttttgaagaatttcatgcAAGTACATCCGGAGGACTCTCAAATAATGTAATttaaaaaagaaatcctggaacttattcaaaaaaaatggcatgagaaatttaagaaggaattgttAGATGAGTTTCTGGtgtatttcctagagaaattgcgggaggaatccctggcagaattccgaaagagtttttttttgggtaaattccaaaagaattccctggagaaaaatctgaaagaacttttagcatgtaagtactttctatgtttgaagtaagtcacagtgactttcacgcaaccaaaacctgcgctgccatGACACTCTTCTGCgttcaatactattcgctggaggaattcctccagaaattcttgaagtaattcaaaaaaaaatcatcgggtaatcctggagaaattcttgggtacatccctggaaaagatgattgaaggatttctgaaagttctggaggaactcctgaatgaatttattaaaagaaactgagaggaatttctaaggaaatcacttcaggaattcctagagcaatctctggaagaattcccggagcaattactggaaattctggaaaaaatacctagaaaaatttctctagaaatctcttgaggaatccctagaggatatcttagagaaattcctggaggaatctctgaagtaattcctggaaaaatctctagagagagagagccctgtaggaatacctggactctggaggaacttccgaacaaattccttgtgtaatccctggaggaattcctgaattcatGGATTAGacctagcaggaattcctgaagaaattcctggatgaatctttgaaacataccctggataaattcctgaagaaactcctggagaaatctccagaggaatcctgggagaagttcctgtagaaatttctgttaaatccctcaagaaattctgtgagaatttccaggaagaatccttggaggaatttttggagtattttctggaggaatattcgaaggatttgctggagcaatcccagggaaaagccccggagaaatccctggatatatccctgaagcaatttctcgattaataattcctggaggaatgcttagggGAGTCTCTGAAgaagctctgaagaaattcctagagaattttctgaagaaattcctggatgaattgctgacatcaTTTCTGAAAGacgtccagaagcaattcctggaggaattcctagaggagttcctagataaattcctggataaaatcctgcatgaattcctagaggtattcctgtgggaattcctagaggaatctctcaagatttcaagaatttcttgaaagaattactggatgaatttctggtggaatatgtAGAGgaataccgtgccatgccctaataccgtgtgcctcctaataccgtgtatttgacaaaaaactcaaatattttactaagtgtattatttttttaactaagtaactaattcaatcattagcatattaaaccttcttaagttaggcgtaataaatttggcacatatttacaaaaacaagcaattaaaaatattcacaaaatgtgagtgcgaagtaccaatacacggtattagggcatggttccttttgtgttccaaataccgtgtttcggctaaaactgcaagctgaaaatattattgatacttttttactttatgaatcaattgtacaaacctctaggcaacgtttaacGCACAGATTAttttaagtatgaacttagtatgattgatatagtgatgattcaaaggaccaccaatgtacgcgggtcacatacacggtattaggcacaatgctatgttttaccattttgtttttaacaatggtttaaacatttggaatattattaattatatttattatacataatacacagaataaccaataatatagcgtttgaaaaatcaagaaacacgaataattgatttttacagggctctttgaagtgaagagcattcttaaggtcacggtattagggcatggcacggtagtgggagatttctatttctattatttttctatttcttagtatatcccttaagaaattcctggaagaattactagagatatttatggagaaattcctggagaaatcctcgaaggaattcctgaaggaatccatggtggaAACCTTGggcaaatttgtgaagaaacccctggagaaattcctgaagcaactcttggaggaatctatggaggaattcctggatgaacgcatggaggaatccttaaaaaatcctgaagaatttcctggaggaatcattggaggaattcctgaagcaattcctgaaggaatctctggataacttcctggagaaatgcctggaggaatccctgaaaaaacctgaagaatttctaaagaaatgcctgaagaaatttctagagaagtttctggtggaattactggagaaataatcgaagcaatttctgggaaaatccttgtagaaattcgtggagaaatccctggaaaaatcgttgaagaggttcctgcaggaattctcagcggaattcctggtggaattcctgaaggaatccctgcaactattcctggaatcctggaatctggaggaattactggaaaaaataactaaaaaatccagaaggttatcctagagaaaatcctggaagaatttctgcagaaatacctggaggactttctggggtaattccgggatttttgtttttgtctgtattaacgagatttttagcccaaggctaattcatctcgggacccatgctttacttcgcttccgaaggaagaacccacattttgtgagtatgtcgggagtgggaattCCGGGATTATTTGCTGACAGAACTTAAAAAGGtcattgattaattcctggtgaaaaccttggaggaatctctgaagaaattcctgggatattttttggaggaagtcctcgaggaaaccctttaccctccccctggatattcgatcttgacgcgatgggagggcttaacccattagcactttagcgccagttctttcaccaccgcttggactttgagctagatatatctagtttacgagttaagcgcaagtgaaggaatcgccgtaagtgctaatgggaaccaaaggaatatccgtcgtgcatttatcacaagtcaaaaacaaattataattcagcttgcatagacctaatctttgcattctttgaattttctcaaatttaacaataattgttaaatttaacgtaacgcaagagtgggtagaggaggtctctgcgttacactcatcattcgttacctgaattcgttagtacacaggacagggggcgctaggataagttgacttacagccttacagattagattcattacaattagaaaattatggactgattaggtaaagataaaactgttgattataggagtttgtatttgtatttcttatttttatcggttttgtgaatttataaaagttgacaaataatcattatcatttttatttttgacaaaaatcagttgactgaacttttttgtttttatatcttagacggtattatttcactgatcaaaaaagcaggaatttagttaggacttaggacggttgacattgtaaagggttacgatggatataatattactttggattgagatgatcacagatatgcagaagacgactagcgaaattagaaacacaatttgatacattattgactatattttgacaaatagggtttgacaaatttctttacaatatcgaatggaagctcaaaaagtgttatctaacactaatatgagagttatttggagatgatgctggtgctgtcaatgactaacatcggttattgacactattggtaatcagcttgaaataattttcagaatgtattataaaataactgaggatattatctgattattgtttggggaagctgtcagaaaaactagttgcccatatcggctaaaaacgctagttctggtagctgtcttcgaataattttcagaaatatcaaatctttaaaaattagctacgacacatttttttttctttttgctctttgtatatttcttaagaatagtactctgaaggcgttaacatagacatagacacccttttttttatctctgaatgttgtccagtgacctcggagattttcgattattgaaatattgttcaattatcaaatcatctttggagcttccattcgatcaaaacactagtgcgatgggaaaagttaaaaacagtatttttaaaaactactacgatccaatgctaattactacacactttgctcaagttgacgacatcgtctagtccatcgtgagtattggtcctagtagggggaaagttgggaaagggtccaggctttgctatcagctgtcctgcagctccac contains the following coding sequences:
- the LOC109417226 gene encoding restin homolog isoform X9, encoding MSESNGATSAPSTNGAEPSSTDKPSTNGSSPSTDQPPPPVKPAAASGIPAPGASKVGVRSIPKPSGIKPPTLMASMSLSSSTTSLASTSSAAPVTATASRIGRPCMGHHAPKAGPPPQESKNQGVVLTTDTDSFIIGQRVWVGGLRPGHIAYIGETHFAPGDWAGVVLDEPNGKNDGSVSGKRYFQCEPKKGVFSRLTRLTRDPLPGAAMGGGSSSAGDTSMDQSLRSLTSPARSGAVSPTHSVSSFISKSPAAGKAATLTVGDRVIVSSGFGSRPGILKYLGETQFASGTWCGVQLDEASGKNDGSVDGVKYFECPDKYGIFVPIAKVTLSPSSRKARLSRSGSKESLTSVGTMSSIATTATSRLRMSAQRKSSISAVPSTPKSSFSLQDVLREKQNHIEQLMREREIDREETANQTIMYQKNVQQLKDKLAKLETQLAEEKRRNEDLQFSVDEVTFCGEELNRKIQNSVHAQTQIYKEKIADLEKQLGEKGSSGAEPDLPARDTVDATSQLNLEIDKLKAEILQRDQKLHLSEELKHSLENEISKLHERLAETEKNLDIKESSYNISEQCLKEKIAYLEDRIDVLGVELTAKDAELEKQYLDMKNAEGALDEEVTHLQSDLRAKESLVLEKDKQIEKLTGEIKGLLSDIRQRDVKLLEGESGLKTVLEEKDGAIGKLKKELEEVKVKEENAKALVDERDNKLAELQVRIVASEEQIKKLEDSLKDAKKAEQALEEAIKAKEKNLQDKETLLAKIQDDLKNSSAGSEQQMALLRSKETELEQKQHEVEAKQFQITNMESTVAELTKKLEESVKDKETRLAELRASLEFETKTKEDLLNKLANYETEQLAKDKQLEDNDVLISALQTELKELNAAKASVQQELEDTTKRFADRDSALGELNEERMQLSEQLEKTKKESASAISLLEERLKNAQKMYEEDVQKAKEAQEEALAAKDAITTELEASLDKLRQEKTELLLQLNQSGATQKSTSDELTSKLNENRELTKQIESLSAQLSAKTDTIDKINQSLSTANEKVSSTETKLIELQEAFGKLEIEQADVKRKLEAQEQKSTQLQQQKLDLEKEIDSLRSSTLDSNSELSKLADELKTKQRQLEELQDTFNGSKIDMERRLDEANQTNQALNEQIEQVRSEMQQVSNQKIDRENELNVELAKIKEAAEVERENLVQEIAGLKASFDEERSRLVQESQARAEEFEKVKGDLSGKVASLEKSLSELEKELAKNRDSTMKEREETEARLKEHVEKETTLKREFDKLKLEESSLRTSLADLRQSMEKGSHDASAQLDTKNTRISELEKELRSLQEELSRKQEQMDDSTKQLERNAETHSELLKQLEQNLNQIQEFSGDKVKTEGSLKEISDELATLKAKYDEMEEEQVDLVSRKEGLKVEVKQLKEALESAEKEKSEYRSQLEIMRDGSTKTEEELIESKVKFEGEISRLNGLVEDKSKVIDEFKAKVEELTPLVKLTEELRQEVSAKETLIAAQKEEAGKQLSDIERLHNEVKEKDSNVHEKDSTLEELRKGLAQKEDEIRQLAEKLESTEKCLTEKSQLGEKTAATASGLKEELHKSKATVKEQEDKMKEQSRTINELETKLSAQSTQFEELLNKKKVSETESSHKLHEMNQKLLELENVKQQEISDLSSKLADTMNRFETQMAESAKTVGSMRSVEKRQHELECEKKEMELRETEMQITMRKLQKEVDLLRSQLLSKDNEVRKLSQELANATPSAPLISTTDGDEDSEAQISFLNSIIADMQRKNDKLTLRIQALEQTSIEGPNTSFEFTKRKPAPRVFCDICDEFDLHETEDCPKQCSDSPPESLKHPSAEPRERKIPPPRKYCEGCEVFGHELGECPDDETY